A section of the Pimelobacter simplex genome encodes:
- the rfbA gene encoding glucose-1-phosphate thymidylyltransferase RfbA: protein MRGIILAGGTGSRLHPITHAVSKQLMPVYDKPMIYYPLSTLMLAGITEVLVITTPHEADQFRRLLGDGSRLGITITYAVQPSPDGLAQAFLIGEEHLAGGGAGLVLGDNLFYGAGLGTRLRRFADLDGAAVFGYRVADPTAYGVVEFDAEGRALTLEEKPERPRSRYAVPGLYFYGSDVVAKAKELKPSPRGELEITDLNRMYLDEGRLQVEVLPRGSAWLDTGTFDDLNDASNYMRALEARQGTKVGAPEEVAWRLGYIDDTRLEELARPLVKSGYGRYLLDLLTERHPGP, encoded by the coding sequence ATGCGCGGGATCATCTTGGCCGGAGGCACGGGGAGCCGACTGCACCCCATCACCCACGCGGTCAGCAAGCAGCTCATGCCGGTCTACGACAAGCCGATGATCTACTACCCGCTCTCCACGCTCATGCTCGCGGGCATCACCGAGGTCCTGGTCATCACGACCCCGCACGAGGCCGACCAGTTCCGCCGCCTCCTCGGCGACGGCAGCCGGCTCGGCATCACGATCACCTACGCCGTGCAGCCCTCGCCCGACGGGCTCGCCCAGGCCTTCCTCATCGGCGAGGAGCACCTCGCCGGCGGCGGCGCCGGCCTCGTCCTCGGCGACAACCTGTTCTACGGCGCCGGCCTCGGCACCCGCCTGCGCCGCTTCGCCGACCTCGACGGCGCGGCGGTCTTCGGCTACCGCGTGGCCGACCCGACGGCGTACGGCGTGGTGGAGTTCGACGCCGAGGGCCGCGCCCTGACGCTGGAGGAGAAGCCCGAGCGCCCCCGCAGCCGGTACGCCGTACCGGGGCTCTACTTCTACGGCTCCGACGTCGTCGCCAAGGCCAAGGAGCTCAAGCCCTCCCCCCGCGGCGAGCTCGAGATCACCGACCTCAACCGGATGTACCTCGACGAGGGCCGGCTCCAGGTCGAGGTCCTGCCCCGCGGCTCGGCCTGGCTCGACACCGGCACCTTCGACGACCTCAACGACGCGAGCAACTACATGCGCGCGCTGGAGGCCCGGCAGGGCACCAAGGTCGGCGCCCCCGAGGAGGTCGCCTGGCGCCTGGGCTATATCGACGACACCCGGCTCGAGGAGCTCGCCCGGCCCCTGGTCAAGAGCGGATACGGGCGCTACCTGCTGGATCTGCTGACGGAGCGCCACCCGGGACCTTAG